A region of Micromonospora sp. WMMD882 DNA encodes the following proteins:
- the xylB gene encoding xylulokinase, translating into MPLVAGVDSSTQSCKIVVRDAETGALVRQARAPHPDGTEVDPAAWWHALTTSLDALGGLADVAAVSVAGQQHGMVCLDDDGQVIRPALLWNDTRSAGAASDLVTEAGTGEAGRRFWADAVGSVPVASFTVTKLRWLARHEPEHAARVAAVCLPHDWLTWRLGGSGDLAALRTDRSDASGTGYWSPATGDYRLDLLEQALGRRPVVPTVLGPAEAAGTVGGGGALLGPGAGDNAGAALGVGARPGDVVISIGTSGTVFSVADAPAADPSGTVAGFADATGRYLPLVCTLNAARVLDAAAALLRVDLTELAELALSAPPGADGLTLVPYLEGERTPNRPDATGAVHGLTLRTSTPAHLARAAVEGMLCALADGLDALLAHGARVDRVILVGGGARSAAVRRIAPQVFGCPVLVPPPGEYVADGAARQAAWVALGGAQAPRWSVGETEEYAAEPVAEIRARYAEARDRVVDARRD; encoded by the coding sequence ATGCCGCTCGTCGCGGGCGTCGACTCGTCGACGCAGTCCTGCAAGATCGTGGTCCGGGACGCGGAGACCGGCGCGCTGGTCCGGCAGGCCCGCGCGCCGCACCCGGACGGCACCGAGGTCGACCCGGCGGCGTGGTGGCACGCCCTCACCACGTCCCTCGACGCCCTCGGCGGGCTGGCCGACGTGGCCGCCGTGTCGGTCGCCGGCCAGCAGCACGGCATGGTCTGCCTGGACGACGACGGCCAGGTGATCCGGCCGGCGCTGCTGTGGAACGACACCCGGTCCGCCGGGGCCGCCTCCGACCTGGTCACCGAGGCCGGAACGGGGGAGGCGGGCCGGCGGTTCTGGGCGGACGCGGTGGGCAGCGTGCCGGTGGCCAGTTTCACCGTGACGAAGTTGCGGTGGCTGGCCCGGCACGAGCCGGAGCACGCCGCGCGGGTCGCGGCGGTCTGCCTGCCGCACGACTGGCTGACCTGGCGGCTCGGCGGCAGCGGCGACCTGGCCGCGCTGCGCACCGACCGCAGCGACGCCAGCGGCACCGGCTACTGGTCGCCGGCCACCGGCGACTACCGGCTGGACCTGCTGGAGCAGGCGCTCGGCCGGCGACCGGTGGTGCCGACGGTGCTCGGTCCGGCCGAGGCGGCCGGCACGGTCGGCGGCGGCGGGGCGCTGCTCGGCCCCGGGGCCGGGGACAACGCCGGGGCGGCGCTCGGGGTCGGGGCGCGCCCCGGCGACGTGGTGATCTCCATCGGCACGTCCGGCACCGTGTTCAGCGTCGCCGACGCGCCGGCCGCCGATCCCAGCGGCACGGTCGCCGGGTTCGCCGACGCCACCGGGCGGTACCTCCCCCTGGTCTGCACGCTCAACGCGGCCCGGGTGCTGGACGCCGCCGCCGCCCTGCTCCGGGTCGACCTGACCGAGCTGGCCGAGCTGGCGCTGTCCGCGCCGCCCGGCGCGGACGGGCTGACCCTGGTGCCGTACCTGGAAGGGGAGCGCACCCCGAACCGGCCGGACGCCACCGGGGCGGTGCACGGGTTGACCCTGCGCACCTCCACCCCGGCGCACCTGGCCCGGGCCGCCGTCGAGGGGATGCTCTGCGCCCTCGCCGACGGTCTGGACGCGCTGCTGGCGCACGGGGCCCGGGTCGACCGGGTGATCCTGGTCGGCGGGGGCGCGCGGTCGGCGGCCGTCCGTCGGATCGCGCCGCAGGTCTTCGGTTGCCCGGTGCTGGTCCCGCCGCCCGGCGAGTACGTCGCCGACGGCGCGGCCCGCCAGGCCGCCTGGGTCGCCCTCGGCGGCGCGCAGGCGCCGCGGTGGTCGGTCGGCGAGACGGAGGAGTACGCGGCCGAGCCGGTGGCCGAGATCCGGGCCCGGTACGCCGAGGCCCGGGACCGGGTCGTGGACGCGCGACGGGACTGA